The stretch of DNA AAAGGTTCTGCTTGATTTAAAATTGCACGATATTCCAAACACGGTTTCTGGAGCAGTTAATGCTGCAGTTCGTATGGGAGTAGATATGTTGACGATTCATACTCTTGGTGGCTTTGAGATGATGGAAGCAGCACAAAAAGCAGTATGGAATAAAAGATTGAGTACCCCTATTATTCTTGGAGTTACAATACTTACAAGCCTTGATGAGGCATTTTTGAAAGACGTTCTGGGGGTAGAAAAATCTTTAAAGGAGGAAGTGTTAGATTTGGCTTCTATTGCAAAGAGTGCAGGTCTTGGAGGTGTTGTAGCTTCTCCTTTTGAGGTTTCCTTAGTTAAAGAAAGGTGTGGAAAGGAATTTCTTGTGGCTACCCCAGGGATAAGACCAGAATCCGTAGATAAGGACGACCAGAAGAGATTTGCAACGCCTTCTCTTGCAATTAGGAGTGGAGCAGATTATCTTATTGTAGGAAGACCTATTATCAAAGCAAAAAATATGGTTAAAGTTACAGAAAACATAATTAAGGAGATTGAAAATGAGTTATTACAGAAAACTTCTTGAAGAAGCGGGAGCTCTTCTTCAAGGACACTTTTTGCTTACATCAGGAATGCATTCTGATAGATATGTGGAAAAGATTAGAATTTTAGAGAACCCCAAATTACTGGCGCCTTTTGTTAAAAGAATGATAGAACTTTCTCCGGAAACTGATTGGTTTGTAGGTCCTACCTTAGGAGGAGCAATAATTGCTTATGAGCTTGCGAGAGCTACAGGTAAAAAGTGTGCTTTTGCAGAAAGGAATGAAGATGGAGAGGGAAGATCTTTAAAAAGAGATTTTGGAATAACAGGAATGGATAAGATAGTGGTTGTTGATGATGTGTTAACGACAGGACTTTCTGTTGTGGAAACCTGCACTGCGATTAAAAAAGGGAAGATCTTAGCAATAGTAGTTCTTGTGGATCGCTCTATGGAGCCTTTAGATATTGATATACCTATAAAATCGGTTGTTAGGTATCCTACGAGGATTTATTATCCAGATGAGTGTTATCTTTGTATGAATAAAATTAAATTAACAAAAAGAGGTGGAAGTGGAAGGTGGCAAGATTTACGAATTTGATATAAGGGATTATTTACGAATAATAATAAGAAGAAAGGGAATTATTATAGGAATTATTGGACTTTTCTTATTCTCTGCCCTTCTTTATTTCTTTTGCGTTTCCCCCGAATATACTTCTATCTCTAAAATTCTTGTAAAGAGAGTGGAATCCATCTTTACAACAACCTATTATAGATCTCCTACGGAGGAGGAGTTAACAAATCATATTTTTTTAATCAAGAGTTATCCTGCGCTCCAGATGACAGCTAATAGTTTTACCAAAGAGGAACTTGATAAGATGAATTTTAAAAACAAGGAAGAAGCCTTTATTAGACTTAAAAAAGATATAGAAAAGAAAAAAATAGAAGTAAGCATAAAGGGAGAATCAAGAATTATAGAAATAAAGGTAACGGAAGAAAATCCTTATCGTTCTCAATTGTTTGCCAATAGACTTGCTGAAACCTATAAGGATTTTGATGTAGAGCTTAAGAAGAAGGATGCTCATTCCACTTACGAATTTATTACAAAACAAACGGAAAAGGTTCAGAGGGATTTGGAAGAAGCGGAAGAGAAAGTAAAAGAATACAAGGAAAAATATGGAATTCTTGGGGTTCCTTCTGAAACAGAGGAATTTATAAGACAGATGTCCGAGATAGAGAAGGAGCTAAAAGCTGCTAATATTGAGTTAGAGGTTTTAGAAAAGAAACTTGCGGCAGTGAAATCAAAATTAAATGAACAGCAAAAAGTTTTACTTGCAGAGGCTTCCCAGACTTCTTATGAAGTGCTTATAGATTTAAAAAAACAACTAACAGCCTTGGAAAATGAAAAAGCAAACTTATTAATCCAGGGGTATTCTTCTAATGATGAAAAAATTCAGAAAATAGAGTATTCCATTCAATCTTTGAAGAATAAGATGGAAGGCGTTGTGAAGGAACTTTTACAAAATCAAGGAGTTCTTGATCCTTTAGCTCAGATGGAAGATTTTATGGAACAATCGGTTAATTTAACGATTGAGTATGCTGTTTCTAAAAGTAAAGTTGAAGCCTTAAACGAAGCTCTTAAATATTATAAAGAAAAGTTGAATCGTATCCCACAAAGAGAGTTAGAGCTAATTAGGTTAGAGAGGGAAAAGGAGGCAAACAAAAATATATATCTTATGCTTATTGAGAAAAGAGAACAGGCTAAAATCGCTGAGGTTAGAGAAAGTGGTGATATTTCTGTTCTTGAACTTGCTTCTTTGCCTAAAAGCCCAAATATAATTTCAAAAGTGAAAAAATTTTTATTGTTTGTTATAATTGGTGTTTTTTTGGGAATTGGTGCAGCATTTGTTGTAGATTATGTAGACGCAGCTATAAGAGATGAAATAGAGATTGTAAAAATCTCCGGGTTGCCTATCCTGGGAAGGATTCCCTTAATTGCAGAAAATAAAAATGGGTTAAATGGATTGAAAGATGTGGATACAAAAAACTATATTGCGGAAGCTTTTAGGACCCTCCGTGCGAATATAAAACTTTCTCGAGCAGAGGGGATCCCTTCTACAATTCTAATTACAGGGCCGGATGCGGGTTCTGGAAAATCTATGGTTGCTGTGAATCTTGCTCTTTCTTTTGTGACCAGTGGGGAGAAAGTTTTGCTTGTAGATGCAGACCTTAGAAGACCTTCAATTGAAAAATACTTAGGAGTAGAGAGAGGAAAAGGTCTAACTGAGTTACTTGTAAATGAGGAAAAAGATTTAAAGCCAATTTGTATAGATGGTTTGAATGTTATTCCTTCTGGTAAATTACCACCAAATCCTTCAGAACTTTTGGATTCTAATAGAATGAAATTTCTTTTAAATAAATGGAAGAAAGAATTTGATATAATAATTCTTGATTCTCCACCTCTTATGACGGTAAGTGATAGTTTGATCTTAGCTGCCGAAGTAGAGGAGACAATACTTGTTGCTTCTTATGGTAAGACAACTCGCCATATGATTGCTCAGACAGCTCAATTGTTGAAGCAGCTTTCTATTAAGCCTCTTGGTTATGTTCTGAATAAAGTGGATCTTCGTAAGGAATATGGATATTATTACAGTTATTATCACTATTATCATAGGAAAGAAGAGTGAGAATTTATCTTCCTATTCCGTAATATTCAAAGCCTAAGTTTCTTACTTTAACTGGATCGTAGATATTTCTTCCATCAAATATTATTTTTTTGGACATTAACTTCTTCATTTTATCAAAATCAGGGTTTCTAAATTCGTTCCACTCAGTACAAATAATAAGAGCTTCAGCGTCTTTTAAGCAGAGATAAGGTTCATCAGGAAATTCTAAACTTTTACCAAAGATTTTTTTAGCATTCTCAATTGCTTGGGGATCATAAGCTTTAATTTTGGCTCCTTCAGAGAGTAAAGCATTTATAATGACAATAGAAGGAGCATTTCTCATATCATCAGTTTGTGGTTTAAAAGAAAGTCCCCAGACCGCAAAATTCCTACCTTTGAGGTCATTAAATCTATTTTTTATCTTCTCAAAAATTACCCTTTTTTGACTTTCATTTACAAAATCTATTCCTTCGCAAAACTTCATTGGGAGGCCATATTCTTTTCCTTTCTGGATTAAAGCTTTCACGTCTTTTGGGAAACAAGAACCTCCATATCCAATACCTGGAAAGAGAAATTTTGAACCAATTCTTGGATCTTTCCCCATTCCAATTCTAACTTCTTCAATGTCTGCTCCTACTTTCTCGCAGAGATTTGCTATTTCATTCATAAAAGAGATTCTACTGGCAAGCATTGCATTACTTGCATATTTTGTCATTTCTGCGCTTTCAATTTTCATAACAAGAATGGGGTTTCCAGTCCTAACAAAAGGCTCGTAAAGTTCTTTAATCTTTTCAGCGGCTTTTTTACTATCAGTTCCTATAATTATTCTATCAGGTTTCATAAAATCTTGTAGAGCACTTCCTTCTTTTAGGAATTCCGGGTTAGAGACAACATCAAAATTTGCCTTTGTTTTCTTTTTTATTATTCTCTTGACCTCTTTCGCTGTTCCAACAGGAACTGTGCTCTTGTTAACTATAATCTTGTATTCATCTCCCATTGCTTCTCCAATTTCTTCAGCTACTTTATAAACATAAGATAAATCTACCGAACCATCTTCTTTTTCAGGTGTTCCAACTGCAATGAAGATAATCTCAGAATTGACAACACCTTCTTTAATTCTTGTTGTAAAAGATAATCGCCCTTCCTTTGAGTTTCTTTTAATTAGCTCCTCTAAGCCTGGTTCGTAAATTGGAACTATGTTACGTTTTAATTTTTCAATTTTTTCTTTGTCACTATCAACACAAATAACTTTGTTACCACTTTCTGCGAAACCTGTTCCTACTACAAGTCCCACATAACCAGTTCCTATTACACAGATTTTCATATCTCTCCTCCATTTCTGTTTTTTATTCTTGAAGGACAAAATAAACTATAACCTAAAACCATAATTAGTCAAGAAGAAAAATAAAAACCTCTTCTCCTTAAGGAGAAGAGGTAGGGATAAGGAGGTATTATGGTTACTTTAAAATATAGGCAAATAATATTTTTAATAAATGTCAAATATCTATAAAAAAATATACAAATATTATTCCTAAATTTAAGCCTTTTGAAATCAAAGACTTAAATAATTAAAAAATCGCATTTTGACTACTTGTGTAAAGTTTTTATGATTATTAGGTTTTAGGGGTTAATTAATGTTCTTTAAGTCTGGGATTATTCCTTCTTGTCTAAGTTGTTGGTAAACAGGGTGGCAGTTAGAACAGACTTCCACGTGTAAGTTTTCTTTTGTTGATTTAGTTTTTATTACATTTCCGCAAGTGCAGGTTATTGTAGCTTCTTTATATTCTGGATGAATATCTTTTTTCATATTTTATCCTCCTTAAACTGTCATAAGTTTTAAGAACTCTGCGTTATTTTCTGAGCGTTTCATTCTTGAAATCAAGAATTCCACAGCTTCAGCGTTATTTGCCATATCTCTTAATATTTTTCTTAAAATCCAAATTCTATTTAAAACATCTGAGGGTTGAAGAAGTTCTTCCTTTCTTGTTCCGGAAGCAAGTAGATCAATTGCAGGAAAGATTCTCTGGTTTGCCAACTCCCGAACCAAGACAATTTCTTGATTACCTGTTCCCTTAAATTCTTCAAATATAACAGAGTCCATTCTGGAACCTGTTTCAATTAAGGCAGTAGCGATTATTGTTAAGCTTCCCCCCTCTTCAATATTTCTTGCTGCGCCAAAAAATCTTTTTGGCGTTCTTAGAGCTTCAGAATCAATTCCTCCGGATAGAGTTTTTCCGCTATGAGGAACAACTAAATTACTTGCTCTGGCAAATCTTGTAATAGAGTCAAGCAGGATCACTACGTCTCTCCCCATTTCTACATATCTTTTTGCTTTTTCAAGAGCCATTTTTGCAACTTGGAGATGTCTTTGAGGAGATTTATCAAAAGTGGACGATAGAACTTCTCCATTTACAGATCTTTCCATATCAGTAACTTCTTCAGGTCTTTCGTCTATAAGGAGAACCATCAGGTGAATTTCAGGATGATTTTCTGAGATAGAATGAGCAATTTTCTTTATTAGAACTGTTTTTCCAGCTTTTGGAGGAGATACAATAAGACCTCTTTGTCCTTTTCCTATAGGAGCAATAAGATCTATAATTCTTGTAGAAATATCTTCGTCTTCTGTCTCGAGATTTATCTTTTCATTTGGATGTAGTGGAGTAAGAGAATTAAAATTTGGTCTATTTTTAGCATTATCTGGATGGGTGTAATTTATACTTTCTATTGTTTCTATTGAAGGATACTTTTCTGAATTTTGGGGAGGTCTTGCTGCTCCTATTATTGTATCTCCTGTTCTTATTCCAAATCTCTTTATAATTGCTGGTGGAACGTATATATCTTCAGGGGTGGGAGTATAGTCATTTTCTTTGGATCTTAAAAATCCATACCCCTCATTCAATATTTCAATCACACCCCGAATTAGGTTTCTCCCTTCTTTTTTTGCTCTTTCTTTAAGAATGTAAAATATTAATTCTTCCCTATCTAAGCCAGTATAGGAGATTCCTAACCTTCGGGCTGTATTTGCCAATGCAGTATAATCTTTATCTTGAATTTCGGAAATATACATAGAAAGTGTGTAAAATATATTATTTAAATTTTATCTTTTGTCAAGGGCATACTTAAATTTTTTATTCTGTTGTTGCTAATTCTCCTCCGCAATTTTCGCAATACCAGGCGTCCGGTCTATTTTTGTGATTACATTTAGGGCATACAGAAAATAAGTTAGGCTCAGCATTTGTTTTCTCTTGGGTTACCTTTTCGGGGGTTCTCTCTTCCTCGGTTTCTCCAGATAGTTCTTTCTCAAGAGTAACAAGCCAATCTTCTTCTGAAGAAGCGGAGAGTGTTTCTTCTTCCTCAAGGGTAGCTGATACGTTAGGAGTAACATTTTCGTTTTCTTCTGCTGTTATTTCTG from candidate division WOR-3 bacterium encodes:
- a CDS encoding polysaccharide biosynthesis tyrosine autokinase; protein product: MEGGKIYEFDIRDYLRIIIRRKGIIIGIIGLFLFSALLYFFCVSPEYTSISKILVKRVESIFTTTYYRSPTEEELTNHIFLIKSYPALQMTANSFTKEELDKMNFKNKEEAFIRLKKDIEKKKIEVSIKGESRIIEIKVTEENPYRSQLFANRLAETYKDFDVELKKKDAHSTYEFITKQTEKVQRDLEEAEEKVKEYKEKYGILGVPSETEEFIRQMSEIEKELKAANIELEVLEKKLAAVKSKLNEQQKVLLAEASQTSYEVLIDLKKQLTALENEKANLLIQGYSSNDEKIQKIEYSIQSLKNKMEGVVKELLQNQGVLDPLAQMEDFMEQSVNLTIEYAVSKSKVEALNEALKYYKEKLNRIPQRELELIRLEREKEANKNIYLMLIEKREQAKIAEVRESGDISVLELASLPKSPNIISKVKKFLLFVIIGVFLGIGAAFVVDYVDAAIRDEIEIVKISGLPILGRIPLIAENKNGLNGLKDVDTKNYIAEAFRTLRANIKLSRAEGIPSTILITGPDAGSGKSMVAVNLALSFVTSGEKVLLVDADLRRPSIEKYLGVERGKGLTELLVNEEKDLKPICIDGLNVIPSGKLPPNPSELLDSNRMKFLLNKWKKEFDIIILDSPPLMTVSDSLILAAEVEETILVASYGKTTRHMIAQTAQLLKQLSIKPLGYVLNKVDLRKEYGYYYSYYHYYHRKEE
- the pyrF gene encoding orotidine-5'-phosphate decarboxylase, which translates into the protein MNKEPKDFLIVSLDVPTLEESLSIVKELEDLVNFYKIGLELFTRVGPQIVYTLKDKGKKVLLDLKLHDIPNTVSGAVNAAVRMGVDMLTIHTLGGFEMMEAAQKAVWNKRLSTPIILGVTILTSLDEAFLKDVLGVEKSLKEEVLDLASIAKSAGLGGVVASPFEVSLVKERCGKEFLVATPGIRPESVDKDDQKRFATPSLAIRSGADYLIVGRPIIKAKNMVKVTENIIKEIENELLQKTS
- a CDS encoding UDP-glucose/GDP-mannose dehydrogenase family protein translates to MKICVIGTGYVGLVVGTGFAESGNKVICVDSDKEKIEKLKRNIVPIYEPGLEELIKRNSKEGRLSFTTRIKEGVVNSEIIFIAVGTPEKEDGSVDLSYVYKVAEEIGEAMGDEYKIIVNKSTVPVGTAKEVKRIIKKKTKANFDVVSNPEFLKEGSALQDFMKPDRIIIGTDSKKAAEKIKELYEPFVRTGNPILVMKIESAEMTKYASNAMLASRISFMNEIANLCEKVGADIEEVRIGMGKDPRIGSKFLFPGIGYGGSCFPKDVKALIQKGKEYGLPMKFCEGIDFVNESQKRVIFEKIKNRFNDLKGRNFAVWGLSFKPQTDDMRNAPSIVIINALLSEGAKIKAYDPQAIENAKKIFGKSLEFPDEPYLCLKDAEALIICTEWNEFRNPDFDKMKKLMSKKIIFDGRNIYDPVKVRNLGFEYYGIGR
- a CDS encoding phosphoribosyltransferase family protein, which codes for MSYYRKLLEEAGALLQGHFLLTSGMHSDRYVEKIRILENPKLLAPFVKRMIELSPETDWFVGPTLGGAIIAYELARATGKKCAFAERNEDGEGRSLKRDFGITGMDKIVVVDDVLTTGLSVVETCTAIKKGKILAIVVLVDRSMEPLDIDIPIKSVVRYPTRIYYPDECYLCMNKIKLTKRGGSGRWQDLRI
- the rho gene encoding transcription termination factor Rho, with product MYISEIQDKDYTALANTARRLGISYTGLDREELIFYILKERAKKEGRNLIRGVIEILNEGYGFLRSKENDYTPTPEDIYVPPAIIKRFGIRTGDTIIGAARPPQNSEKYPSIETIESINYTHPDNAKNRPNFNSLTPLHPNEKINLETEDEDISTRIIDLIAPIGKGQRGLIVSPPKAGKTVLIKKIAHSISENHPEIHLMVLLIDERPEEVTDMERSVNGEVLSSTFDKSPQRHLQVAKMALEKAKRYVEMGRDVVILLDSITRFARASNLVVPHSGKTLSGGIDSEALRTPKRFFGAARNIEEGGSLTIIATALIETGSRMDSVIFEEFKGTGNQEIVLVRELANQRIFPAIDLLASGTRKEELLQPSDVLNRIWILRKILRDMANNAEAVEFLISRMKRSENNAEFLKLMTV